In Necator americanus strain Aroian chromosome IV, whole genome shotgun sequence, the following proteins share a genomic window:
- a CDS encoding hypothetical protein (NECATOR_CHRIV.G15502.T4), with protein MGGDWSVLDELAVIFHIFVPKSAGAPPSKWLHIKWFPKDSPFYRNYIIATSAEWAMMLVMQAFFLSLVVELRYAYAHPPRVSFRRKPDEDEGLRGWIDVQRDVGVVHVPATQSSTQKVVGNPHQASVVGSASAGKAVVRPAQENRGHMEILDPRTPHSGPECRYCDELLKRGSKKIFPRRTQTNFFLKTELFGCCSRLFAEQGEKILMIFPEETFGKVRMHSMVLSHGWLAPVAAVCCTLTAAFSGYIIGVTEGHFNAVLPFISTAGCFLPEASIFAQFLNMASFFMIIMFYMRHRQTVEYYGHRLEWEESGWRKMSLVLMGIGIMSAVGLTIVANFRVCEMGLVHAIGALMTFFAILVYCWGQVILSYALVPRMASMPVNHFRFVVVTLATCFLILHARTSVRITKRSSLDQVAGD; from the exons ATGGGTGGGGACTGGTCGGTCTTGG ATGAGCTCGCTGTCATCTTCCATATCTTCGTTCCAAAATCGGCAGGTGCTCCTCCAAGTAAGTGGCTACACATCAAGTGGTTCCCGAAAGATTCCCCG TTCTACCGTAACTACATAATTGCAACCAGCGCTGAATGGGCAATGATGTTAGTGATGCAAGCGTTCTTTTTGTCGCTTGTGGTGGAGTTACGCTACGCTTACGCGCATCCTCCTCGAGTTAGTTTTAGGCGAAAGCCTGACGAAGATGAAGGTCTGAGAGGCTGGATAG ATGTCCAACGCGACGTGGGGGTTGTACACGTGCCGGCAACGCAGTCGTCAACACAAAAAGTCGTTGGGAACCCGCATCAAGCAAGTGTAGTCGGATCTGCGTCTGCAGGAAAGGCTGTCGTTAGGCCAGCACAGGAAAACCGTGGACACATGGAAATTCTTGATCCGCGCACACCACACAGTGGCCCAGAGTGTCGTTATTGCGATGAGCTGCTCAAGCGtggttctaaaaaaat TTTTCCTCGACGTAcacaaacaaatttcttcctgaaaaccGAACTTTTCGGCTGCTGCTCTCGGTTATTTGCTGAACAGGGAGAGAAAATCCTCATGATTTTCCCAGAAGAAACTTTTGGAAAG GTCAGAATGCATTCTATGGTCCTAAGTCATGGTTGGCTAGCACCAGTGGCAGCAGTGTGCTGCACGCTCACGGCTGCGTTTAGCGG aTACATCATAGGAGTAACTGAGGGACACTTCAATGCTGTTCTCCCCTTCATAAG CACTGCTGGctgttttcttccagaagcTTCGATATTCGCCCAATTTCTCAACATGGCCTCTTTTTTTA TGATCATCATGTTCTACATGAGACATCGTCAAACGGTGGAATATTACGGACATCGACTGGAGTGGGAAGAATCGGGATGGCGGAAAATGTCATTAGTATTGATGGGGATAGGAATTATGAGTGCAGTTGGATTAACGATAGTTGCAAACTTTCGC GTGTGTGAAATGGGTTTGGTGCATGCCATTGGGGCTTTAATGACATTCTTTGCAATATTGGTTTACTGCTGGGGTCAGGTGATTCTCAG ttATGCGCTAGTACCACGAATGGCTTCAATGCCAGTGAACCATTTTCGCTTCGTCGTTGTGACACTAGCAAcatgttttctcattttac ACGCACGTACTAGTGTGAGAATAACAAAACGCTCGTCATTGGATCAGGTTGCCGGCGATTAG
- a CDS encoding hypothetical protein (NECATOR_CHRIV.G15502.T1) — MGGDWSVLDELAVIFHIFVPKSAGAPPSKWLHIKWFPKDSPFYRNYIIATSAEWAMMLVMQAFFLSLVVELRYAYAHPPRVSFRRKPDEDEGLRGWIDVQRDVGVVHVPATQSSTQKVVGNPHQASVVGSASAGKAVVRPAQENRGHMEILDPRTPHSGPECRYCDELLKRGSKKM, encoded by the exons ATGGGTGGGGACTGGTCGGTCTTGG ATGAGCTCGCTGTCATCTTCCATATCTTCGTTCCAAAATCGGCAGGTGCTCCTCCAAGTAAGTGGCTACACATCAAGTGGTTCCCGAAAGATTCCCCG TTCTACCGTAACTACATAATTGCAACCAGCGCTGAATGGGCAATGATGTTAGTGATGCAAGCGTTCTTTTTGTCGCTTGTGGTGGAGTTACGCTACGCTTACGCGCATCCTCCTCGAGTTAGTTTTAGGCGAAAGCCTGACGAAGATGAAGGTCTGAGAGGCTGGATAG ATGTCCAACGCGACGTGGGGGTTGTACACGTGCCGGCAACGCAGTCGTCAACACAAAAAGTCGTTGGGAACCCGCATCAAGCAAGTGTAGTCGGATCTGCGTCTGCAGGAAAGGCTGTCGTTAGGCCAGCACAGGAAAACCGTGGACACATGGAAATTCTTGATCCGCGCACACCACACAGTGGCCCAGAGTGTCGTTATTGCGATGAGCTGCTCAAGCGtggttctaaaaaaatgtaa
- a CDS encoding hypothetical protein (NECATOR_CHRIV.G15502.T2): MHSMVLSHGWLAPVAAVCCTLTAAFSGYIIGVTEGHFNAVLPFISTAGCFLPEASIFAQFLNMASFFMIIMFYMRHRQTVEYYGHRLEWEESGWRKMSLVLMGIGIMSAVGLTIVANFRVCEMGLVHAIGALMTFFAILVYCWGQVILSYALVPRMASMPVNHFRFVVVTLATCFLILHELATFGRIFVPKSAGDPPKGWINFKFFPKDSPFYPNFLVATSAEWVMTIMAQLFFLSFVVELRHAYVHASQVIFKRSNHENRGITERSDARTSVRITKRSSLDQVAGD, encoded by the exons ATGCATTCTATGGTCCTAAGTCATGGTTGGCTAGCACCAGTGGCAGCAGTGTGCTGCACGCTCACGGCTGCGTTTAGCGG aTACATCATAGGAGTAACTGAGGGACACTTCAATGCTGTTCTCCCCTTCATAAG CACTGCTGGctgttttcttccagaagcTTCGATATTCGCCCAATTTCTCAACATGGCCTCTTTTTTTA TGATCATCATGTTCTACATGAGACATCGTCAAACGGTGGAATATTACGGACATCGACTGGAGTGGGAAGAATCGGGATGGCGGAAAATGTCATTAGTATTGATGGGGATAGGAATTATGAGTGCAGTTGGATTAACGATAGTTGCAAACTTTCGC GTGTGTGAAATGGGTTTGGTGCATGCCATTGGGGCTTTAATGACATTCTTTGCAATATTGGTTTACTGCTGGGGTCAGGTGATTCTCAG ttATGCGCTAGTACCACGAATGGCTTCAATGCCAGTGAACCATTTTCGCTTCGTCGTTGTGACACTAGCAAcatgttttctcattttac ATGAACTTGCCACCTTTGGTCGCATCTTTGTTCCAAAATCGGCAGGAGATCCACCGAAAGGATGGAtaaatttcaagttttttccgAAGGACTCACCG TTCTATCCGAATTTCCTAGTGGCAACTAGTGCCGAATGGGTAATGACAATAATGGCACAGTTATTCTTCTTATCATTTGTGGTTGAACTACGCCACGCCTACGTCCACGCCTCTCAGGTGATCTTCAAACGAAGCAACCACGAGAATAGGGGAATAACTGAGCGGTCAG ACGCACGTACTAGTGTGAGAATAACAAAACGCTCGTCATTGGATCAGGTTGCCGGCGATTAG
- a CDS encoding hypothetical protein (NECATOR_CHRIV.G15502.T3) has product MGGDWSVLDELAVIFHIFVPKSAGAPPSKWLHIKWFPKDSPFYRNYIIATSAEWAMMLVMQAFFLSLVVELRYAYAHPPRVSFRRKPDEDEGLRGWIDVQRDVGVVHVPATQSSTQKVVGNPHQASVVGSASAGKAVVRPAQENRGHMEILDPRTPHSGPECRYCDELLKRGSKKIFPRRTQTNFFLKTELFGCCSRLFAEQGEKILMIFPEETFGKVRMHSMVLSHGWLAPVAAVCCTLTAAFSGYIIGVTEGHFNAVLPFISTAGCFLPEASIFAQFLNMASFFMIIMFYMRHRQTVEYYGHRLEWEESGWRKMSLVLMGIGIMSAVGLTIVANFRVCEMGLVHAIGALMTFFAILVYCWGQVILSYALVPRMASMPVNHFRFVVVTLATCFLILHELATFGRIFVPKSAGDPPKGWINFKFFPKDSPFYPNFLVATSAEWVMTIMAQLFFLSFVVELRHAYVHASQVIFKRSNHENRGITERSDARTSVRITKRSSLDQVAGD; this is encoded by the exons ATGGGTGGGGACTGGTCGGTCTTGG ATGAGCTCGCTGTCATCTTCCATATCTTCGTTCCAAAATCGGCAGGTGCTCCTCCAAGTAAGTGGCTACACATCAAGTGGTTCCCGAAAGATTCCCCG TTCTACCGTAACTACATAATTGCAACCAGCGCTGAATGGGCAATGATGTTAGTGATGCAAGCGTTCTTTTTGTCGCTTGTGGTGGAGTTACGCTACGCTTACGCGCATCCTCCTCGAGTTAGTTTTAGGCGAAAGCCTGACGAAGATGAAGGTCTGAGAGGCTGGATAG ATGTCCAACGCGACGTGGGGGTTGTACACGTGCCGGCAACGCAGTCGTCAACACAAAAAGTCGTTGGGAACCCGCATCAAGCAAGTGTAGTCGGATCTGCGTCTGCAGGAAAGGCTGTCGTTAGGCCAGCACAGGAAAACCGTGGACACATGGAAATTCTTGATCCGCGCACACCACACAGTGGCCCAGAGTGTCGTTATTGCGATGAGCTGCTCAAGCGtggttctaaaaaaat TTTTCCTCGACGTAcacaaacaaatttcttcctgaaaaccGAACTTTTCGGCTGCTGCTCTCGGTTATTTGCTGAACAGGGAGAGAAAATCCTCATGATTTTCCCAGAAGAAACTTTTGGAAAG GTCAGAATGCATTCTATGGTCCTAAGTCATGGTTGGCTAGCACCAGTGGCAGCAGTGTGCTGCACGCTCACGGCTGCGTTTAGCGG aTACATCATAGGAGTAACTGAGGGACACTTCAATGCTGTTCTCCCCTTCATAAG CACTGCTGGctgttttcttccagaagcTTCGATATTCGCCCAATTTCTCAACATGGCCTCTTTTTTTA TGATCATCATGTTCTACATGAGACATCGTCAAACGGTGGAATATTACGGACATCGACTGGAGTGGGAAGAATCGGGATGGCGGAAAATGTCATTAGTATTGATGGGGATAGGAATTATGAGTGCAGTTGGATTAACGATAGTTGCAAACTTTCGC GTGTGTGAAATGGGTTTGGTGCATGCCATTGGGGCTTTAATGACATTCTTTGCAATATTGGTTTACTGCTGGGGTCAGGTGATTCTCAG ttATGCGCTAGTACCACGAATGGCTTCAATGCCAGTGAACCATTTTCGCTTCGTCGTTGTGACACTAGCAAcatgttttctcattttac ATGAACTTGCCACCTTTGGTCGCATCTTTGTTCCAAAATCGGCAGGAGATCCACCGAAAGGATGGAtaaatttcaagttttttccgAAGGACTCACCG TTCTATCCGAATTTCCTAGTGGCAACTAGTGCCGAATGGGTAATGACAATAATGGCACAGTTATTCTTCTTATCATTTGTGGTTGAACTACGCCACGCCTACGTCCACGCCTCTCAGGTGATCTTCAAACGAAGCAACCACGAGAATAGGGGAATAACTGAGCGGTCAG ACGCACGTACTAGTGTGAGAATAACAAAACGCTCGTCATTGGATCAGGTTGCCGGCGATTAG